One genomic segment of Coffea arabica cultivar ET-39 chromosome 6e, Coffea Arabica ET-39 HiFi, whole genome shotgun sequence includes these proteins:
- the LOC113694779 gene encoding uncharacterized protein, translated as MTKLKALLVLVCLLISALAMVAESRVARKDLGLDLGLPIGVGIGAGVGIGLGGGSGSGAGAGAGSGSGSSSSSSSSSSSSSSSSGSGGAGSEAGSSAGSYAGSRAGSRSGSGGGGSEAGSSAGSSAGSRAASGSGGSRGGGSGRGSGSGHGEGYGEGSGNGGGHGEGGGSGSGYGEGNGK; from the coding sequence ATGACTAAGTTGAAGGCATTGTTAGTTCttgtttgtttgcttatttCAGCTCTCGCTATGGTGGCTGAAAGCCGAGTAGCGAGAAAGGACTTGGGTTTGGACTTGGGGTTACCCATAGGGGTAGGGATTGGAGCCGGAGTAGGGATTGGTTTAGGAGGTGGGAGTGGCTCAGGAGCTGGAGCTGGCGCAGGTTCTGGCTCAGGATCTAGTTCTAGTtcgagttcaagttcaagttcaagctCGAGTTCATCAGGTTCCGGTGGTGCAGGCTCAGAAGCTGGCTCGTCAGCAGGATCATATGCTGGATCAAGAGCTGGTTCGAGGTCAGGCTCTGGTGGTGGAGGCTCAGAAGCAGGCTCATCGGCAGGATCATCAGCCGGATCAAGAGCTGCTTCAGGATCAGGAGGCAGTCGAGGAGGAGGATCTGGCCGAGGGTCTGGTTCAGGCCATGGTGAAGGTTATGGCGAGGGTTCAGGAAACGGAGGTGGCCATGGTGAAGGAGGTGGATCTGGATCAGGTTATGGTGaaggaaatggaaaatga